In Oryza brachyantha chromosome 2, ObraRS2, whole genome shotgun sequence, a single window of DNA contains:
- the LOC121053494 gene encoding protein argonaute 12 encodes MAMAARLALGVLLLFFVVVVVQAQQRGGGGGGGGGGGTTLRGSVACLDCAPGHDLSGVVVAVRCGGGDGAVQLRAAQTDERGGFDVAVPADGGGGGHGRRRCAARVLGGAEQLCAPGRLAVAPVVAPAEPGSYALGSRLAVLTRCGGAVAATTAAATGSDQSPAPPRARRTPTTRRTQPRPGRGTGRPYDGPGLPLIYFFPFLPIIGIP; translated from the exons ATGGCGATGGCTGCTCGTCTAGCGCTCGGCGTCTTACTCTtgttcttcgtcgtcgtcgtggtgcAGGCGCAgcagcgaggcggaggcggaggcggaggcggaggcggcggcacgacgCTCCGCGGCTCCGTCGCCTGCCTCGACTGCGCCCCGGGCCACGACCTCTCCG GTGTGGTGGTCGCGGtgcgatgcggcggcggcgacggcgcggtccagctgcgggcggcgcagaccgacgagcgcggcggcttCGACGTGGCCGtgccggcggacggcggcggaggcggtcacggacggcgacggtgcgcgGCCAGggtgctcggcggcgccgagcagcTCTGCGCGCCGGGGAGGCTGGCCGTCGCGCCAGTCGTCGCCCCGGCGGAGCCCGGCTCGTATGCGCTGGGGTcccgcctcgccgtcctcacgaggtgcggcggcgccgtcgccgcgacgacggcggcggccaccggtAGCGACCAgagccccgcgccgccgcgggcgcgcAGGACGCCCACGACGAGGAGGACTCAGCCGCGCCCCGGGCGCGGCACCGGCCGGCCCTACGACGGCCCGGGACTTCCGCTCATCTACTTCTTCCCTTTCCTGCCGATCATCGGCATCCCCTGA